Proteins encoded together in one Ictidomys tridecemlineatus isolate mIctTri1 chromosome 3, mIctTri1.hap1, whole genome shotgun sequence window:
- the Ece2 gene encoding endothelin-converting enzyme 2 isoform X2, with the protein MNVALQELGSGCNMVEYKRATLRDEDAPETPVEGGASPDAVEVGKGVPPFSPGPSSGMTPGTPRSSGLFWRVTCPHLRSISGLCVRTMVGFRKGTRQLLGLHTQLELILAGVSLLLAALLLGCLVVLGVQYHRDPSHSTCLTEACIRVAGKILESLDRGVSPCEDFYQFSCGGWIRRNPLPDGRSRWNTFNSLWDQNQAILKHLLENTTFNSSSEAERKTQRFYLSCLQVERIEELGAQPLRDLIDKIGGWNITGPWDQDNFMEVLKAVAGTYRATPFFTVYVSADSKSSNSNVIQVDQSGLFLPSRDYYLNRTANEKVLTAYLDYMEELGMLLGGQPTSTREQMRQVLELETQLANITVPQDQRRDEEKIYHKMSISELQALAPSMDWLEFLSFLLSPLELGDSEPVVVYGTDYLQQVSELINRTEPRIPAACMFLGIGWWERKKVLHFPLFPGMNASVLNNYLIWNLVQKTTSSLDRRFESAQEKLLETLYGTKKSCTPRWQTCISNTDDALGFALGSLFVKATFDRQSKEIAEGMISEIRSAFEEALGQLVWMDEKTRQAAKEKADAIYDMIGFPDFILEPKELDDVYDGYEVSEDSFFQNMLNLYNFSAKVMADQLRKPPSRDQWSMTPQTVNAYYLPTKNEIVFPAGILQAPFYARNHPKALNFGGIGVVMGHELTHAFDDQGREYDKEGNLRPWWQNESLAAFRNHTACMEEQYNQYQVNGERLNGRQTLGENIADNGGLKAAYNAYKAWLRKHGEEQQLPAVGLTNHQLFFVGFAQVWCSVRTPESSHEGLVTDPHSPARFRVLGTLSNSRDFLRHFGCPVGSSMNPGQLCEVW; encoded by the exons ATGAACGTCGCGCTTCAGGAGCTGGGCAGCGGCTGCAAC ATGGTGGAGTACAAACGGGCCACTCTTCGGGATGAAGACGCACCCGAGACCCCCGTAGAGGGCGGGGCCTCCCCAGACGCCGTGGAGGTGGGCAAGGGGGTTCCCCCTTTCTCACCAGGCCCCAGCTCTGGCATGACGCCTGGCACACCCAGGAGCTCTGGGCTGTTCTGGAGGGTCACCTGCCCCCATCTCCGCTCCATCTCTGGCCTCTGCGTTAGGACTATG GTGGGATTCCGGAAGGGGACAAGACAACTTTTAGGCTTGCACACCCAGTTGGAGCTGATCTTGGCAGGTGTCTCTTTACTGCTGGCTGCACTGCTTCTGGGCTGCTTGGTGGTCCTGGGGGTCCAGTACCACAGAG ACCCATCCCACAGTACCTGCCTCACAGAGGCCTGCATTCGAGTGGCTGGAAAAATCTTGGAGTCCCTAGACCGTGGGGTGAGTCCCTGTGAAGACTTTTACCAGTTCTCCTGTGGGGGCTGGATTCGGAGGAACCCTCTGCCAGATGGGCGTTCTCGATGGAATACCTTCAATAGCCTCTGGGACCAGAACCAGGCCATACTGAAGCACCTGCTTG AGAACACCACCTTCAACTCCAGCAGTGAAGCTGAACGGAAGACACAGCGCTTCTACCTGTCCTGCCTACAGGTGGAGCGCATTGAGGAGCTGGGAGCCCAGCCACTAAGAGACCTCATTGACAAG ATCGGTGGTTGGAACATTACGGGGCCCTGGGACCAGGACAACTTCATGGAGGTGCTAAAGGCAGTAGCAGGGACCTACAGAGCCACCCCGTTCTTCACCGTCTACGTCAGTGCCGACTCCAAGAGTTCCAACAGCAATGTCATCCAG GTGGACCAGTCTGGGCTCTTTCTGCCCTCTCGAGATTACTACTTAAACAGAACCGCCAATGAGAAA GTGCTCACAGCCTACCTGGACTACATGGAGGAGCTGGGGATGCTACTTGGTGGACAGCCAACTTCCACCCGGGAACAAATGAGGCAGGTGTTGGAGCTGGAGACACAACTGGCCAACATCACAGTACCCCAGGACCAGCGGCGGGATGAGGAGAAGATCTATCACAAGATGAGCATCTCAGAGCTGCAG GCTCTGGCGCCCTCCATGGACTGGCTTGAGTTCCTGTCTTTCTTGCTGTCACCATTGGAGTTGGGTGACTCTGAGCCTGTGGTGGTGTATGGGACGGATTATTTGCAGCAGGTGTCAGAACTCATCAACCGCACCGAACCAAG GATTCCTGCTGCCTGCATGTTCTTGGGGATTGGCTGGTGGGAAAGGAAAAAGGTACTCCACTTCCCCTTATTTCCTGGTATGAATGCCAGTGTCCTGAACAATTACCTGATCTGGAACCTGGTGCAAAAGACGACCTCGAGCCTAGATCGGCGCTTTGAGTCTGCACAAGAAAAGCTGCTGGAGACCCTCTATGGCACCAAGAAG TCCTGCACACCACGATGGCAGACCTGCATCTCCAACACAGATGATGCTCTTGGCTTTGCTTTGGGATCCCTCTTTGTGAAGGCCACATTTGACCGACAAAGCAAGGAAATT GCAGAGGGGATGATCAGTGAAATTCGTTCTGCTTTTGAGGAGGCTCTGGGACAGCTGGTTTGGATGGATGAGAAGACCCGTCAGGCAGCCAAGGAGAAA GCAGACGCCATCTATGATATGATTGGTTTCCCGGACTTTATCCTGGAGCCCAAAGAGCTGGATGATGTTTATGATGGG TATGAAGTCTCTGAAGATTCTTTCTTCCAAAACATGTTGAATTTGTACAACTTCTCTGCTAAGGTGATGGCTGACCAGCTCCGCAAGCCTCCCAGCCGAGACCA GTGGAGTATGACCCCTCAGACGGTGAATGCTTATTACCTTCCAACCAAGAATGAAATTGTCTTCCCTGCTGGCATCCTGCAGGCCCCCTTCTATGCCCGCAACCACCCCAA GGCCCTGAACTTTGGAGGTATTGGCGTAGTCATGGGTCATGAGTTGACACATGCTTTTGATGACCAAG GTCGTGAGTACGACAAGGAAGGGAATCTGCGACCCTGGTGGCAGAATGAGTCACTGGCAGCCTTCCGCAATCACACGGCGTGCATGGAGGAACAGTATAACCAGTACCAAGTCAATGGGGAGAGGCTCAATGGCCGCCAGACACTGGGGGAGAACATCGCTGACAATGGGGGGCTTAAGGCTGCCTACAAT GCTTACAAAGCATGGCTCAGGAAGCATGGGGAGGAGCAGCAGCTGCCAGCCGTGGGGCTCACCAATCACCAGCTCTTCTTTGTGGGATTTGCCCAG GTGTGGTGCTCGGTCCGCACACCAGAGAGCTCTCACGAGGGGCTGGTGACCGACCCCCATAGCCCTGCCCGCTTCCGCGTGCTGGGCACTCTCTCCAACTCCCGTGACTTCCTGCGGCACTTCGGCTGCCCTGTCGGTTCCTCCATGAACCCAGGGCAGCTGTGTGAGGTGTGGTAG
- the Ece2 gene encoding endothelin-converting enzyme 2 isoform X4, whose translation MNVALQELGSGCNMVEYKRATLRDEDAPETPVEGGASPDAVEVGKGVPPFSPGPSSGMTPGTPRSSGLFWRVTCPHLRSISGLCVRTMVGFRKGTRQLLGLHTQLELILAGVSLLLAALLLGCLVVLGVQYHRDPSHSTCLTEACIRVAGKILESLDRGVSPCEDFYQFSCGGWIRRNPLPDGRSRWNTFNSLWDQNQAILKHLLENTTFNSSSEAERKTQRFYLSCLQVERIEELGAQPLRDLIDKIGGWNITGPWDQDNFMEVLKAVAGTYRATPFFTVYVSADSKSSNSNVIQVDQSGLFLPSRDYYLNRTANEKVLTAYLDYMEELGMLLGGQPTSTREQMRQVLELETQLANITVPQDQRRDEEKIYHKMSISELQALAPSMDWLEFLSFLLSPLELGDSEPVVVYGTDYLQQVSELINRTEPSVLNNYLIWNLVQKTTSSLDRRFESAQEKLLETLYGTKKSCTPRWQTCISNTDDALGFALGSLFVKATFDRQSKEIAEGMISEIRSAFEEALGQLVWMDEKTRQAAKEKADAIYDMIGFPDFILEPKELDDVYDGYEVSEDSFFQNMLNLYNFSAKVMADQLRKPPSRDQWSMTPQTVNAYYLPTKNEIVFPAGILQAPFYARNHPKALNFGGIGVVMGHELTHAFDDQGREYDKEGNLRPWWQNESLAAFRNHTACMEEQYNQYQVNGERLNGRQTLGENIADNGGLKAAYNAYKAWLRKHGEEQQLPAVGLTNHQLFFVGFAQVWCSVRTPESSHEGLVTDPHSPARFRVLGTLSNSRDFLRHFGCPVGSSMNPGQLCEVW comes from the exons ATGAACGTCGCGCTTCAGGAGCTGGGCAGCGGCTGCAAC ATGGTGGAGTACAAACGGGCCACTCTTCGGGATGAAGACGCACCCGAGACCCCCGTAGAGGGCGGGGCCTCCCCAGACGCCGTGGAGGTGGGCAAGGGGGTTCCCCCTTTCTCACCAGGCCCCAGCTCTGGCATGACGCCTGGCACACCCAGGAGCTCTGGGCTGTTCTGGAGGGTCACCTGCCCCCATCTCCGCTCCATCTCTGGCCTCTGCGTTAGGACTATG GTGGGATTCCGGAAGGGGACAAGACAACTTTTAGGCTTGCACACCCAGTTGGAGCTGATCTTGGCAGGTGTCTCTTTACTGCTGGCTGCACTGCTTCTGGGCTGCTTGGTGGTCCTGGGGGTCCAGTACCACAGAG ACCCATCCCACAGTACCTGCCTCACAGAGGCCTGCATTCGAGTGGCTGGAAAAATCTTGGAGTCCCTAGACCGTGGGGTGAGTCCCTGTGAAGACTTTTACCAGTTCTCCTGTGGGGGCTGGATTCGGAGGAACCCTCTGCCAGATGGGCGTTCTCGATGGAATACCTTCAATAGCCTCTGGGACCAGAACCAGGCCATACTGAAGCACCTGCTTG AGAACACCACCTTCAACTCCAGCAGTGAAGCTGAACGGAAGACACAGCGCTTCTACCTGTCCTGCCTACAGGTGGAGCGCATTGAGGAGCTGGGAGCCCAGCCACTAAGAGACCTCATTGACAAG ATCGGTGGTTGGAACATTACGGGGCCCTGGGACCAGGACAACTTCATGGAGGTGCTAAAGGCAGTAGCAGGGACCTACAGAGCCACCCCGTTCTTCACCGTCTACGTCAGTGCCGACTCCAAGAGTTCCAACAGCAATGTCATCCAG GTGGACCAGTCTGGGCTCTTTCTGCCCTCTCGAGATTACTACTTAAACAGAACCGCCAATGAGAAA GTGCTCACAGCCTACCTGGACTACATGGAGGAGCTGGGGATGCTACTTGGTGGACAGCCAACTTCCACCCGGGAACAAATGAGGCAGGTGTTGGAGCTGGAGACACAACTGGCCAACATCACAGTACCCCAGGACCAGCGGCGGGATGAGGAGAAGATCTATCACAAGATGAGCATCTCAGAGCTGCAG GCTCTGGCGCCCTCCATGGACTGGCTTGAGTTCCTGTCTTTCTTGCTGTCACCATTGGAGTTGGGTGACTCTGAGCCTGTGGTGGTGTATGGGACGGATTATTTGCAGCAGGTGTCAGAACTCATCAACCGCACCGAACCAAG TGTCCTGAACAATTACCTGATCTGGAACCTGGTGCAAAAGACGACCTCGAGCCTAGATCGGCGCTTTGAGTCTGCACAAGAAAAGCTGCTGGAGACCCTCTATGGCACCAAGAAG TCCTGCACACCACGATGGCAGACCTGCATCTCCAACACAGATGATGCTCTTGGCTTTGCTTTGGGATCCCTCTTTGTGAAGGCCACATTTGACCGACAAAGCAAGGAAATT GCAGAGGGGATGATCAGTGAAATTCGTTCTGCTTTTGAGGAGGCTCTGGGACAGCTGGTTTGGATGGATGAGAAGACCCGTCAGGCAGCCAAGGAGAAA GCAGACGCCATCTATGATATGATTGGTTTCCCGGACTTTATCCTGGAGCCCAAAGAGCTGGATGATGTTTATGATGGG TATGAAGTCTCTGAAGATTCTTTCTTCCAAAACATGTTGAATTTGTACAACTTCTCTGCTAAGGTGATGGCTGACCAGCTCCGCAAGCCTCCCAGCCGAGACCA GTGGAGTATGACCCCTCAGACGGTGAATGCTTATTACCTTCCAACCAAGAATGAAATTGTCTTCCCTGCTGGCATCCTGCAGGCCCCCTTCTATGCCCGCAACCACCCCAA GGCCCTGAACTTTGGAGGTATTGGCGTAGTCATGGGTCATGAGTTGACACATGCTTTTGATGACCAAG GTCGTGAGTACGACAAGGAAGGGAATCTGCGACCCTGGTGGCAGAATGAGTCACTGGCAGCCTTCCGCAATCACACGGCGTGCATGGAGGAACAGTATAACCAGTACCAAGTCAATGGGGAGAGGCTCAATGGCCGCCAGACACTGGGGGAGAACATCGCTGACAATGGGGGGCTTAAGGCTGCCTACAAT GCTTACAAAGCATGGCTCAGGAAGCATGGGGAGGAGCAGCAGCTGCCAGCCGTGGGGCTCACCAATCACCAGCTCTTCTTTGTGGGATTTGCCCAG GTGTGGTGCTCGGTCCGCACACCAGAGAGCTCTCACGAGGGGCTGGTGACCGACCCCCATAGCCCTGCCCGCTTCCGCGTGCTGGGCACTCTCTCCAACTCCCGTGACTTCCTGCGGCACTTCGGCTGCCCTGTCGGTTCCTCCATGAACCCAGGGCAGCTGTGTGAGGTGTGGTAG
- the Ece2 gene encoding endothelin-converting enzyme 2 isoform X1, which produces MNVALQELGSGCNMVEYKRATLRDEDAPETPVEGGASPDAVEVGKGVPPFSPGPSSGMTPGTPRSSGLFWRVTCPHLRSISGLCVRTMVGFRKGTRQLLGLHTQLELILAGVSLLLAALLLGCLVVLGVQYHRDPSHSTCLTEACIRVAGKILESLDRGVSPCEDFYQFSCGGWIRRNPLPDGRSRWNTFNSLWDQNQAILKHLLENTTFNSSSEAERKTQRFYLSCLQVERIEELGAQPLRDLIDKIGGWNITGPWDQDNFMEVLKAVAGTYRATPFFTVYVSADSKSSNSNVIQVDQSGLFLPSRDYYLNRTANEKVLTAYLDYMEELGMLLGGQPTSTREQMRQVLELETQLANITVPQDQRRDEEKIYHKMSISELQALAPSMDWLEFLSFLLSPLELGDSEPVVVYGTDYLQQVSELINRTEPRIPAACMFLGIGWWERKKVLHFPLFPGMNASVLNNYLIWNLVQKTTSSLDRRFESAQEKLLETLYGTKKSCTPRWQTCISNTDDALGFALGSLFVKATFDRQSKEIAEGMISEIRSAFEEALGQLVWMDEKTRQAAKEKADAIYDMIGFPDFILEPKELDDVYDGYEVSEDSFFQNMLNLYNFSAKVMADQLRKPPSRDQWSMTPQTVNAYYLPTKNEIVFPAGILQAPFYARNHPKALNFGGIGVVMGHELTHAFDDQGREYDKEGNLRPWWQNESLAAFRNHTACMEEQYNQYQVNGERLNGRQTLGENIADNGGLKAAYNAYKAWLRKHGEEQQLPAVGLTNHQLFFVGFAQVSLEDGWPLPCRGGKPWPRECTIPWNSTHQPLLVAKKTNISSQPQGLRAPESKSFHLPTLIKAY; this is translated from the exons ATGAACGTCGCGCTTCAGGAGCTGGGCAGCGGCTGCAAC ATGGTGGAGTACAAACGGGCCACTCTTCGGGATGAAGACGCACCCGAGACCCCCGTAGAGGGCGGGGCCTCCCCAGACGCCGTGGAGGTGGGCAAGGGGGTTCCCCCTTTCTCACCAGGCCCCAGCTCTGGCATGACGCCTGGCACACCCAGGAGCTCTGGGCTGTTCTGGAGGGTCACCTGCCCCCATCTCCGCTCCATCTCTGGCCTCTGCGTTAGGACTATG GTGGGATTCCGGAAGGGGACAAGACAACTTTTAGGCTTGCACACCCAGTTGGAGCTGATCTTGGCAGGTGTCTCTTTACTGCTGGCTGCACTGCTTCTGGGCTGCTTGGTGGTCCTGGGGGTCCAGTACCACAGAG ACCCATCCCACAGTACCTGCCTCACAGAGGCCTGCATTCGAGTGGCTGGAAAAATCTTGGAGTCCCTAGACCGTGGGGTGAGTCCCTGTGAAGACTTTTACCAGTTCTCCTGTGGGGGCTGGATTCGGAGGAACCCTCTGCCAGATGGGCGTTCTCGATGGAATACCTTCAATAGCCTCTGGGACCAGAACCAGGCCATACTGAAGCACCTGCTTG AGAACACCACCTTCAACTCCAGCAGTGAAGCTGAACGGAAGACACAGCGCTTCTACCTGTCCTGCCTACAGGTGGAGCGCATTGAGGAGCTGGGAGCCCAGCCACTAAGAGACCTCATTGACAAG ATCGGTGGTTGGAACATTACGGGGCCCTGGGACCAGGACAACTTCATGGAGGTGCTAAAGGCAGTAGCAGGGACCTACAGAGCCACCCCGTTCTTCACCGTCTACGTCAGTGCCGACTCCAAGAGTTCCAACAGCAATGTCATCCAG GTGGACCAGTCTGGGCTCTTTCTGCCCTCTCGAGATTACTACTTAAACAGAACCGCCAATGAGAAA GTGCTCACAGCCTACCTGGACTACATGGAGGAGCTGGGGATGCTACTTGGTGGACAGCCAACTTCCACCCGGGAACAAATGAGGCAGGTGTTGGAGCTGGAGACACAACTGGCCAACATCACAGTACCCCAGGACCAGCGGCGGGATGAGGAGAAGATCTATCACAAGATGAGCATCTCAGAGCTGCAG GCTCTGGCGCCCTCCATGGACTGGCTTGAGTTCCTGTCTTTCTTGCTGTCACCATTGGAGTTGGGTGACTCTGAGCCTGTGGTGGTGTATGGGACGGATTATTTGCAGCAGGTGTCAGAACTCATCAACCGCACCGAACCAAG GATTCCTGCTGCCTGCATGTTCTTGGGGATTGGCTGGTGGGAAAGGAAAAAGGTACTCCACTTCCCCTTATTTCCTGGTATGAATGCCAGTGTCCTGAACAATTACCTGATCTGGAACCTGGTGCAAAAGACGACCTCGAGCCTAGATCGGCGCTTTGAGTCTGCACAAGAAAAGCTGCTGGAGACCCTCTATGGCACCAAGAAG TCCTGCACACCACGATGGCAGACCTGCATCTCCAACACAGATGATGCTCTTGGCTTTGCTTTGGGATCCCTCTTTGTGAAGGCCACATTTGACCGACAAAGCAAGGAAATT GCAGAGGGGATGATCAGTGAAATTCGTTCTGCTTTTGAGGAGGCTCTGGGACAGCTGGTTTGGATGGATGAGAAGACCCGTCAGGCAGCCAAGGAGAAA GCAGACGCCATCTATGATATGATTGGTTTCCCGGACTTTATCCTGGAGCCCAAAGAGCTGGATGATGTTTATGATGGG TATGAAGTCTCTGAAGATTCTTTCTTCCAAAACATGTTGAATTTGTACAACTTCTCTGCTAAGGTGATGGCTGACCAGCTCCGCAAGCCTCCCAGCCGAGACCA GTGGAGTATGACCCCTCAGACGGTGAATGCTTATTACCTTCCAACCAAGAATGAAATTGTCTTCCCTGCTGGCATCCTGCAGGCCCCCTTCTATGCCCGCAACCACCCCAA GGCCCTGAACTTTGGAGGTATTGGCGTAGTCATGGGTCATGAGTTGACACATGCTTTTGATGACCAAG GTCGTGAGTACGACAAGGAAGGGAATCTGCGACCCTGGTGGCAGAATGAGTCACTGGCAGCCTTCCGCAATCACACGGCGTGCATGGAGGAACAGTATAACCAGTACCAAGTCAATGGGGAGAGGCTCAATGGCCGCCAGACACTGGGGGAGAACATCGCTGACAATGGGGGGCTTAAGGCTGCCTACAAT GCTTACAAAGCATGGCTCAGGAAGCATGGGGAGGAGCAGCAGCTGCCAGCCGTGGGGCTCACCAATCACCAGCTCTTCTTTGTGGGATTTGCCCAG GTCAGCTTGGAAGATGGGTGGCCCTTACCTTGCAGAGGAGGAAAGCCCTGGCCAAGAGAATGTACCATTCCCTGGAATTCAACACACCAGCCTCTGCTTGTGGCTAAGAAGACAAACATTTCCTCACAGCCTCAAGGGCTCAGAGCTCCTGAGAGTAAGTCATTCCACCTACCCACACTCATTAAGGCCTACTAA
- the Ece2 gene encoding endothelin-converting enzyme 2 isoform X7: MNVALQELGSGCNMVEYKRATLRDEDAPETPVEGGASPDAVEVGFRKGTRQLLGLHTQLELILAGVSLLLAALLLGCLVVLGVQYHRDPSHSTCLTEACIRVAGKILESLDRGVSPCEDFYQFSCGGWIRRNPLPDGRSRWNTFNSLWDQNQAILKHLLENTTFNSSSEAERKTQRFYLSCLQVERIEELGAQPLRDLIDKIGGWNITGPWDQDNFMEVLKAVAGTYRATPFFTVYVSADSKSSNSNVIQVDQSGLFLPSRDYYLNRTANEKVLTAYLDYMEELGMLLGGQPTSTREQMRQVLELETQLANITVPQDQRRDEEKIYHKMSISELQALAPSMDWLEFLSFLLSPLELGDSEPVVVYGTDYLQQVSELINRTEPSVLNNYLIWNLVQKTTSSLDRRFESAQEKLLETLYGTKKSCTPRWQTCISNTDDALGFALGSLFVKATFDRQSKEIAEGMISEIRSAFEEALGQLVWMDEKTRQAAKEKADAIYDMIGFPDFILEPKELDDVYDGYEVSEDSFFQNMLNLYNFSAKVMADQLRKPPSRDQWSMTPQTVNAYYLPTKNEIVFPAGILQAPFYARNHPKALNFGGIGVVMGHELTHAFDDQGREYDKEGNLRPWWQNESLAAFRNHTACMEEQYNQYQVNGERLNGRQTLGENIADNGGLKAAYNAYKAWLRKHGEEQQLPAVGLTNHQLFFVGFAQVWCSVRTPESSHEGLVTDPHSPARFRVLGTLSNSRDFLRHFGCPVGSSMNPGQLCEVW, from the exons ATGAACGTCGCGCTTCAGGAGCTGGGCAGCGGCTGCAAC ATGGTGGAGTACAAACGGGCCACTCTTCGGGATGAAGACGCACCCGAGACCCCCGTAGAGGGCGGGGCCTCCCCAGACGCCGTGGAG GTGGGATTCCGGAAGGGGACAAGACAACTTTTAGGCTTGCACACCCAGTTGGAGCTGATCTTGGCAGGTGTCTCTTTACTGCTGGCTGCACTGCTTCTGGGCTGCTTGGTGGTCCTGGGGGTCCAGTACCACAGAG ACCCATCCCACAGTACCTGCCTCACAGAGGCCTGCATTCGAGTGGCTGGAAAAATCTTGGAGTCCCTAGACCGTGGGGTGAGTCCCTGTGAAGACTTTTACCAGTTCTCCTGTGGGGGCTGGATTCGGAGGAACCCTCTGCCAGATGGGCGTTCTCGATGGAATACCTTCAATAGCCTCTGGGACCAGAACCAGGCCATACTGAAGCACCTGCTTG AGAACACCACCTTCAACTCCAGCAGTGAAGCTGAACGGAAGACACAGCGCTTCTACCTGTCCTGCCTACAGGTGGAGCGCATTGAGGAGCTGGGAGCCCAGCCACTAAGAGACCTCATTGACAAG ATCGGTGGTTGGAACATTACGGGGCCCTGGGACCAGGACAACTTCATGGAGGTGCTAAAGGCAGTAGCAGGGACCTACAGAGCCACCCCGTTCTTCACCGTCTACGTCAGTGCCGACTCCAAGAGTTCCAACAGCAATGTCATCCAG GTGGACCAGTCTGGGCTCTTTCTGCCCTCTCGAGATTACTACTTAAACAGAACCGCCAATGAGAAA GTGCTCACAGCCTACCTGGACTACATGGAGGAGCTGGGGATGCTACTTGGTGGACAGCCAACTTCCACCCGGGAACAAATGAGGCAGGTGTTGGAGCTGGAGACACAACTGGCCAACATCACAGTACCCCAGGACCAGCGGCGGGATGAGGAGAAGATCTATCACAAGATGAGCATCTCAGAGCTGCAG GCTCTGGCGCCCTCCATGGACTGGCTTGAGTTCCTGTCTTTCTTGCTGTCACCATTGGAGTTGGGTGACTCTGAGCCTGTGGTGGTGTATGGGACGGATTATTTGCAGCAGGTGTCAGAACTCATCAACCGCACCGAACCAAG TGTCCTGAACAATTACCTGATCTGGAACCTGGTGCAAAAGACGACCTCGAGCCTAGATCGGCGCTTTGAGTCTGCACAAGAAAAGCTGCTGGAGACCCTCTATGGCACCAAGAAG TCCTGCACACCACGATGGCAGACCTGCATCTCCAACACAGATGATGCTCTTGGCTTTGCTTTGGGATCCCTCTTTGTGAAGGCCACATTTGACCGACAAAGCAAGGAAATT GCAGAGGGGATGATCAGTGAAATTCGTTCTGCTTTTGAGGAGGCTCTGGGACAGCTGGTTTGGATGGATGAGAAGACCCGTCAGGCAGCCAAGGAGAAA GCAGACGCCATCTATGATATGATTGGTTTCCCGGACTTTATCCTGGAGCCCAAAGAGCTGGATGATGTTTATGATGGG TATGAAGTCTCTGAAGATTCTTTCTTCCAAAACATGTTGAATTTGTACAACTTCTCTGCTAAGGTGATGGCTGACCAGCTCCGCAAGCCTCCCAGCCGAGACCA GTGGAGTATGACCCCTCAGACGGTGAATGCTTATTACCTTCCAACCAAGAATGAAATTGTCTTCCCTGCTGGCATCCTGCAGGCCCCCTTCTATGCCCGCAACCACCCCAA GGCCCTGAACTTTGGAGGTATTGGCGTAGTCATGGGTCATGAGTTGACACATGCTTTTGATGACCAAG GTCGTGAGTACGACAAGGAAGGGAATCTGCGACCCTGGTGGCAGAATGAGTCACTGGCAGCCTTCCGCAATCACACGGCGTGCATGGAGGAACAGTATAACCAGTACCAAGTCAATGGGGAGAGGCTCAATGGCCGCCAGACACTGGGGGAGAACATCGCTGACAATGGGGGGCTTAAGGCTGCCTACAAT GCTTACAAAGCATGGCTCAGGAAGCATGGGGAGGAGCAGCAGCTGCCAGCCGTGGGGCTCACCAATCACCAGCTCTTCTTTGTGGGATTTGCCCAG GTGTGGTGCTCGGTCCGCACACCAGAGAGCTCTCACGAGGGGCTGGTGACCGACCCCCATAGCCCTGCCCGCTTCCGCGTGCTGGGCACTCTCTCCAACTCCCGTGACTTCCTGCGGCACTTCGGCTGCCCTGTCGGTTCCTCCATGAACCCAGGGCAGCTGTGTGAGGTGTGGTAG